In a genomic window of Salmo trutta chromosome 32, fSalTru1.1, whole genome shotgun sequence:
- the LOC115171200 gene encoding uncharacterized protein LOC115171200, translating into MLPYRESLLHSFGGRMWAVPNPCNVVLSNHRCPFNPELEQVVVLTLAGRDISQGLSLLHRLWTGDTTGDVEEDGFQLLAMKWLPTLSRQQVREEVCDRLWQSSLVGLASSPALVCALRRVDAFATLRQFLPRDYPGNLNILLSPTPELAFRQASLFFSLGDMIPDHSVRPLLKFLPPPRINVAGSQCESLLNCLVQGPQPLVTLPVQAWSVEPCSGENPQQSPAEWFHCGGPACAGSGQWHSCVTGVCCRESDNSRPLCRRSPCPVLELWAFPGSVPAEGERCEEATGCAGT; encoded by the exons ATGTTGCCCTACAGAGAGAGCCTGCTCCATAGCTTTG GTGGGCGTATGTGGGCCGTACCCAACCCCTGCAATGTGGTGCTGTCCAATCATAGGTGTCCATTCAACCCAGAGCTGGAGCAGGTGGTGGTGCTTACGCTGGCTGGAAGGGACATCAGTCAGGGCCTGAGCCTGCTACACAGGCTCTGGACAGGGGACACAACAG GCGATGTCGAGGAGGATGGATTCCAGCTACTGGCCATGAAGTGGCTGCCCACATTGTCCCGGCAGCAGGTGCGGGAG GAGGTATGTGACCGGCTGTGGCAGAGCAGCCTGGTGGGCCTGGCCTCCTCCCCTGCCCTGGTGTGTGCCCTGAGGAGGGTGGACGCCTTCGCCACTCTACGGCAGTTCCTGCCACGGGACTACCCCGGGAACCTGAACATACTGTTGTCTCCCACTCCTGAACTGGCCTTCAGACAAGCATCCCTCTTCTTCTCCCTGGGAGACATGATCCCTG ATCACAGTGTGCGCCCATTACTGAAGTTCCTACCCCCACCTCGCATTAATGTAGCTG GTTCCCAGTGTGAGTCGTTGTTAAACTGCTTGGTGCAGG GTCCCCAGCCGCTGGTCACACTTCCTGTTCAAGCCTGGAGTGTGGAGCCATGTTCTGGGGAAAATCCTCAGCAAAGTCCAGCGGAGTGGTTTCACTGTGGTGGGCCTGCATGTGCTGGTTCTGGACAATGGCACAGCTGTGTCACTGGTGTCTGTTGCAGAGAATCAGACAACTCAC GACCCCTCTGCCGTAGAAGCCCATGTCCAGTACTTGAGCTCTGGGCCTTCCCTGGCTCTGTGCCTGCAGAGGGAGAACGCTGTGAAGAGGCTACTGGATGTGCTGGGACCTGA
- the LOC115171199 gene encoding insulin-like growth factor-binding protein complex acid labile subunit, which produces MHTIVLLVLWVLGTSLVVPDPDTGVEKPTEEPIPCSKGCTCLHDDYSLELNVYCSARNYTQAPSDVPVSTRSLWLDGNLFTTLPATAFKDLSNLDFLNLQSGQLVSLDSQVFRGLKSLAHIHLERNRIRSLPGTIFQNTPNLASLSLHNNQLSRIEEKMFAGLSHMWLLNLGWNSLAVLPETGFHDLHGLRELVLAGNRLAYLQPQLFQGLTELKELDLTGNYLKVIKANVFMKLPKLQKLYLAQNQIVTVVPRAFVGMKSLRWLDLTNNKLSALHDETFLGLHSLHVLRLSNNSISGLRPRTFRDLQYLEELRLSYNRIQALADRIFEGLGHLEVLELEHNQVQEARMGTFMGLSHLAVINLSGSCFRSLPDQVFKGLSKLHSLHLDKGCLTRVTTQAFIGLSGLRRLFLQNNNISVVERQSFVELVGLQQLDLRFNKLEVLTSHTFYGLKNLDYLLLSSNLFRQLPSEALMPLKHLSWLDLSANRLEILHNGTMQLLPRLRYLNLKDNALSSIPPDIPDTLHQLWLTGNRWKCDCSVLPLRDYSLRRPQTVPRQVETLAEGEEPHTVVTIYNNITCNSPPGLVGHDLRDISNEHFNNC; this is translated from the coding sequence ATGCACACCATTGTGCTACTGGTGTTGTGGGTACTGGGGACATCGCTGGTGGTGCCAGACCCTGACACAGGGGTAGAGAAACCTACTGAGGAGCCCATTCCTTGTTCCAAGGGCTGCACCTGTCTGCATGATGACTACAGTCTAGAGCTCAATGTCTACTGCAGCGCACGCAACTACACCCAGGCCCCCTCTGACGTGCCTGTCTCCACTCGCTCCCTCTGGCTGGATGGAAACCTGTTCACCACTCTGCCTGCCACCGCTTTCAAGGATCTCAGCAACTTGGATTTTCTGAATCTACAGAGCGGTCAGCTGGTGTCCCTTGACTCCCAGGTGTTCAGAGGGCTTAAGTCGCTAGCTCACATCCACCTGGAGCGCAACCGCATCCGTTCATTGCCGGGCACTATCTTCCAGAACACGCCTAACCTCGCCTCGCTTAGTCTCCATAACAACCAACTGTCCCGCATTGAGGAGAAGATGTTTGCTGGCCTCTCACATATGTGGCTTCTCAACTTGGGGTGGAATTCATTAGCAGTGTTGCCTGAGACTGGGTTCCATGACCTGCATGGCCTGAGGGAGCTGGTGCTGGCTGGGAATAGGCTGGCTTACTTACAGCCACAACTCTTCCAGGGTCTTACCGAGCTGAAGGAGTTGGACCTCACCGGAAATTACCTGAAGGTCATTAAGGCTAATGTGTTTATGAAGCTCCCCAAACTGCAAAAGCTTTACCTGGCGCAGAATCAGATAGTGACGGTGGTACCCAGAGCCTTTGTGGGTATGAAGTCCCTCAGATGGCTGGATCTCACAAACAATAAACTATCAGCGCTCCACGATGAGACTTTCCTTGGTCTTCACAGCCTCCATGTGCTGCGGCTCTCCAACAACTCCATCAGTGGACTAAGGCCCAGGACTTTCCGTGACTTGCAGTACCTTGAAGAACTGCGTCTGAGCTACAACCGGATCCAGGCCTTGGCGGACAGGATCTTTGAGGGGCTTGGGCACCTGGAGGTTCTGGAGCTGGAGCACAACCAGGTGCAGGAGGCCAGGATGGGCACCTTCATGGGCCTCTCTCACCTGGCTGTCATTAACCTGTCTGGCAGCTGTTTCCGCAGTCTTCCAGACCAAGTGTTCAAAGGTCTCTCCAAGCTCCACAGTCTTCACCTGGATAAGGGCTGTCTGACCAGGGTCACGACCCAAGCTTTCATTGGACTATCGGGTCTGCGACGGCTCTTCCTTCAAAACAACAACATCTCTGTGGTGGAGCGCCAGAGCTTCGTGGAACTCGTAGGCCTACAACAACTAGACCTGAGATTCAACAAGCTCGAGGTCCTAACCTCCCACACCTTCTACGGCCTGAAGAACCTGGACTATCTGCTGCTGTCCAGCAACCTGTTCCGTCAACTTCCCTCTGAGGCCCTCATGCCCTTGAAGCATCTCTCGTGGCTGGACCTCTCAGCTAACAGGCTGGAGATCCTGCACAATGGTACCATGCAGCTGCTGCCCAGGCTACGCTATCTAAATCTGAAAGATAACGCTCTTAGCAGCATTCCACCAGATATCCCAGACACCCTACACCAACTGTGGCTGACAGGGAACCGTTGGAAGTGTGACTGCAGTGTCCTTCCCCTTAGAGACTACAGCTTGAGGAGACCGCAGACGGTGCCCAGGCAAGTGGAAACCCTGGCTGAGGGAGAGGAACCCCACACTGTTGTCACCATCTACAACAATATAACATGCAACAGCCCTCCAGGCTTGGTTGGCCATGACCTGAGGGATATCAGCAACGAACATTTCAACAACTGCTGA